ATCCGACGCAACATTGTGGGGCGTGGGACAAGTTTTGAATTGCTGAGTATGGATACAAGAGGGAAGATACTGATATGTGCACTGGCAGTGGGAGAAGGAAATGACTCATGGGCTCCCGCAAAATATAATTATCGAATAATAACAGCATGCAGAAGTCTGTAACTGGAGATCTGAATCGTTGTGTTTGTAGAAATTGGAAAAAATAGCCAAGAGACACATTATCTAACTGGACTGGGACTAAAAAATTTAGCGTAGACCTCTTCCTACAGGCTTTTGTGGGTGGGAACGGGACAAAACATGAAAGTTTCGTTTGGGAACAGGATCAAATCTAACATATTTTTGGCAGAAGTGGGCAATAGCGGTAAATAATCTTGCGGGAGCAAAAAAATCCATCCCGCGCAGACCTCTAATGTGGTGTGTTCAAGTAATTTAGAAATTACCCAAATTTTGCGTCGCAACtagtataaaaaaaatgttcacgTCTTGATTAAACTCGTAATTACTCAATTTACAATCTCAAAGTTATTGTAATTATGGTAATATTTGACCAGACATGAATGCACCATCAATCAGTCCTCAACCTTCTGCGCAACTCTACAGAATGTCCAATGATGTTCTACCGTGTTCTCATTGGCGCGTTCACTCATGTGATGAACTCGCGTGTTGCGAATCGTGAAGCCTTGCTTGGAGATGTACTCCACCAGATGCACGCGAAGGGACACCTCTTGGTGGTAGTCACATGGTCCAAAGGTAAAGGACACTTGaaagtctctggtgtccatCATATGTTTATTCCATCTGGTGAAGTTGTTGGAGATGCCTTCAAGCAGTGCGTGAACTTTGGTGGTGATGGTGAGTTGGGTGATGATGACTGCCACCGGGTTTGAGTACTTGGACAGCTTACGAGTGCTTGACAGTTCTACCACTTGCTCAAAGGTGTCCATTGGGTAGAGAGGTTTATTGTCTCCTAAACACTGGATCAAGGGCTCTATCTGGTAGAAGTCTGCTTCCTTCCGGAGGAGCTCTGTTTCTTTGAAGTCACATGGTAGTGTCAGTTTTGAGGTCCGTAAAAAGTTCAAGATGTAACGGAATAGAGGACCGTCTCGATCTATGAAATAGTTGCCCTGGGCGTCTCGTGTGGTGGGAAAATCACCGCGGAACATGGCGCCCAACATAGAGTCTGGATAACGTTGGAGGGTGGACAGCGACGTGGTGTACAAATGGCCACCAACATTTAGGGTAACCGTATCCATCATCTACAACAAAGAAGAACATAAATAGTagatgttcaaagcattaagGATGCATTTTGTACTTTCTGAGAATTTCAAGATGGTACTAGTTTAGTCCAACATGAATCGCCATTCAGATCCATTGAGTTGGTGCTGCACTTGTTGGTGGACCATCAAACTTATGCCAATCTCCAGCAAAACTATACCCAGCTTGGTTTTTCATAGTAAAGCTGGTTGACCAAGGAAGACTTGTTGGAGTCCAGCCTTGAAAACAACATTTGCTAGTTTCAGCTGCATTGACAAAACCCTTAGGAACATCAATTACTACAGAAACTATTGTATGGTAAACTGAGCTTCAGGAAATATGGATTGTGGTTCAAAACACCACATGAGATGTGTTTGAATTCAACCCAGTTCCTCATAACACCTTGATTTCAGACAAAATTGACCACTGGGATAAGACAAAATGGCTGACCCTCAAACaggaaaacaactattccttTTTAAGCCAATGGAGATCCTGTTCTTAAGGTGGTAAGTAACTGTTTAGTATTGCCCTTGCAAATGTCTAGCAACtacccaaaacaccctagaaaccatcGACCAACACCTTAGCAGCCAGCCTGACCAGCATTTAGGGTAGCTGTATTCATTATCTACAACAAAAAAGAACATAAATTGTAGATGTTCAAAGTATTAAAAGATGTATGTTGCTGAGAATGGTTTTTGTACTGATATGAAAAGACCATCTTAGACCAACACAAACTGCCATGCGGATCTATTGTTTTGGTGCTGTTCTAGTTGGTGGACCATCAAATCCATGCTGGTCCCCAGCAAAACTCCACCCAGCTTGGTTTTTCCTAGTAAAGCTGGTTGACTAAGAAGGCTTGCTTGGGTCCAGCCATGAAAACAACATTTGCTGCTTTCAGCTGCATTGACAAAACCCTTAGGATCACTTGTTTCTATGGAAACTATAGTATGGTAAACACCACATGAGATGTGTTTGAATTCAACCCTGTTCCCCATAACACCTTGATCTCAGACAAAATGGACCACTGGGATAAGACAAAATGGCTGACCCACaaagtttgttttctttatgagCCATTGGAGATTCTGTTCTGAAGGTGGTAAGCAACCATTTAGTAACGCCAGAGATTGTATATTATAGAGAGATGAGCgtgtctgtatctcttacctgTATCTCTCTTGGAGAAAGCGTAACATTCCCTAGTCTACCTTCtcttaaacataaaaaaacatttttatcaagctaaaatctacaAATAGTTCCCAAcaaaagtattgtttagtgtaaaacatgctgcAGATTAGCGAACAGGCTGacgattaattaaatgattagatttcccca
The nucleotide sequence above comes from Chanodichthys erythropterus isolate Z2021 chromosome 10, ASM2448905v1, whole genome shotgun sequence. Encoded proteins:
- the kctd6a gene encoding BTB/POZ domain-containing protein KCTD6a, producing MENGDWAHMMMDTVTLNVGGHLYTTSLSTLQRYPDSMLGAMFRGDFPTTRDAQGNYFIDRDGPLFRYILNFLRTSKLTLPCDFKETELLRKEADFYQIEPLIQCLGDNKPLYPMDTFEQVVELSSTRKLSKYSNPVAVIITQLTITTKVHALLEGISNNFTRWNKHMMDTRDFQVSFTFGPCDYHQEVSLRVHLVEYISKQGFTIRNTRVHHMSERANENTVEHHWTFCRVAQKVED